In Panicum virgatum strain AP13 chromosome 5K, P.virgatum_v5, whole genome shotgun sequence, the genomic window CACCTTTTTCTTTGTCACTTCAAAAGTTCAAGCTTTACTTTATCTTATGCTTTCACTTGGAAATCTAGAACTTCTAAACAGGGTCGTTCAATTCTGTAACGTATTGCAGGAAAAAATATCCATACTTCGGGAAAATGAAACATTACGTAAGGACAATGAGCGACTCAATGCTGAAAAGGACTCCTTAATGAAGAGCATGGAATCAGCTAATAATCAGGTTGCTGCTATGAGGAAGTCTTTGGAAGCTGCACACAAGGATATAAAAGAGAAGGACAAAATGGTAATATTCTCTTAGAAATGATGATCCAGATGATCCATAGTATAAGTTTTCTGAACTTTCCTAACCTTCATATATTGATTAAAGGTTCAAGACTTGAGGCAGTCACTGGATGTCCAGAGGAAAGAGCTGAACGACTGCAGAGCTGAAATTACATCCCTTAAGATGTACATTGAAGGGGCTCAATCAAACAAACAATTATTTGTTGGAAATAGTGATGGTCTGGAGTCTCATTCCATTGCTAATTCTATGGGAGAATCAGCATCATTGAATACTAAAGATGGAGACTCAAAAGGATCAGAATCCATAACAAATAAGCTAGCATCAGCAGTGAATCTAACTGACGATACACAGAAAGATCGCCAAGTGATAGAAAATAGTGCTGAAGTTTTCTCAGTTTCAGAAGCTCCAGTTTCTTTCTCAACTGATGAGAATGGTGGCTATCGCACTTCAGAAGAAGATAACTCTGCGTTGAATATCTCATCGAAAAATGTAACTTCTAATTGTGATCTGCATGGAGCTTCCATGATTGGTAAAAGTCAGGGGAATTCAGACGGCATATCTGTGTATTTATCTACTGATAAACTAGACAGCCCAAGCAAACAAAAATCTTCAGATAAGATGGTTAGTATCCCAGTAATTTTGCTTTGTCTATAAAGCACGCTCGCTTACTTCTATTGGTACTCATTGCGATGTTCTTATTCATTCCTGTAGGTTTTGGAGACTATAAAGATAGTTTCAGATGCACTTCCGAAGATTGTTCCTTATGTGCTCATAAACCATCGTGAGGTTTATTTGTAACCTTTGTAGTTTGAATCCATCTTCATTTAAGTACAACTAATGTTACTTAATTCTGCATGGTTACAGGAACTTCTTCCATTGATCATATGTTCTATAGAAAAGCATCCAGACAGTGATGTACGGGATTCCTTGACTCATACATTATTCAACCTGATAAAACGGCCTGATGGAAAACAAAGACGCATCATAATGGATGTATGCTGCCATAAGTGTATAAATTGtagcatcatttttttttgtatttatacCTATTTTCCTTGTCATGTGGCTTCAGGCTTGTGTAGAGTTGGCTAAGAGCGTTGGTGAGATGAGGACAGAAACTGAGCTACTTCCACAATGTTGGGAACAGGTATTTTACATTTTGTGATAGATTTTCTTGCTTTCTTTAGCGCATGATCTTACATTTATTAATCTATTGGTGTTTAGATAAATCACCAATATGAGGAACGTAGATTGCTTGTTGCTCAATCGTGTGGAGAACTTGCTGTTTATGTTCGCCCAGAGATACGAGATTCCCTCATTTTATCTATTGTGCAACAACTCGTTGAAGATGCTGCAATGGTTGTAAGGGAAGCTGCAACACATAACCTTGCATtgcttcttcctctttttccaaACCTGGACAAGTATTACAAGGTTAGCCTCACTTATGGTTGTAATCAGTAATTTAGTGCAAATTTGATTTCACAGAATTATTAAGCTGTGGAGCAGGATAGGACATTTGTTTAGTTCAGAATTGAGAGCTTGGAGAGTTGCACATTACTGAAGGCAATATTAGTGTTCATAAATTCTCTGGTTCCCTTTGCTTTCTTTTGCTAGGTTGAGGAGCTAATGTTCCAATTGGTCTGCGACCCCTCTGGGGCTGTTGTGGAAGTCACACTCAAGGAACTTGTTCCTGCTTTAGTAAGGTGGGGAGGTAAACTGGATCAGATATCAAGAGTGCTATTGGCTCATATCCTGGCATCTGCTCAGGTATGCTCATGAATATTGGGAACTTTCTATTTTCCATTAATGCTATGTATCCTTATAACCTGTTACCTTTTTCAGCGGTGTCCACCTATTTCGGGGGTTGAAGGTACAATAGACTCTCATCTTCGTGTTTTAGGAGAACAAGAGCGCTGGAACATTGATGTCCTCCTTCGAATGTTGACTGAGTTGCTACCATTTATTCATCAGAAAGCTATACAGACTTGTCCCTTTGCATCAGTTGATCCAACAAGCTCTACACCAGAAAACTGCTTCTCAGCATCCTGCCTAAAACTATATTCAATGTAAGTTCTCCATTTTGATCTTATCTTTTAACTACTTTCTATATAAGAATTATGCAATAGACCATATGGTGAACAATAAAAAAATTCGTTCACTGATTTACCACATCTTGGGAAACTTGCCAGAGGTGATTCTGAGTGGTCAACATTTGAGTGGATGCACACTGATTGCCTGCCCGATTTGATCAAGCTTACCTGCTTGTTGCCCGTGAAAGAGGATAACTTAAGGACCATTATCACGAAGGTAAAATCTAGCAAGTAGCAACCACACCTCCCATacacatgggatcatcatcaggTTTCGTTCTGATCAATCATTTCCCGATAATTTTAGTACCTCTTGGAAGTATCTGGGCGCTACGGCAAAGATTATTTGGAGCACATTATGCTACCAGTATTTCTTGTAGCAGCTGGTGATATTGATAGTGGTGATTTTACTTATTTTCCTCTGTCAATCCAGCCAAAAATTCGTGGTAAGAACGCATCTATTATAAGGTGAGGCAGTTTAATGTAGTTGCTTTGGTCATACCTTAGTATTGATTGTACTACAGGCTTGCGTCCAAAAACATCGACTGCTGAAAAACTTGCAATCATGTGTGTCTTCCCATTGTTGCTGTCTGGTATTTTGGGTTCGCCTACCAGTCGTCAACAGTTAGAAGAATATCTAAGAAAAGTACTTATCAAAAACACCAAGGATGGTTCATTTTCTATGCATCATACTACAGAGATCATTAACGCAGTTCGGTTTCTTTGGTGAGTAATTAGATTAATCAAAAACACGTTGCTGCACATGTTTTTTCATGGATCTGACGACTTATAGTTGTAGCTTATTTGTGGAGCACCATGGAGTCATCTTCAATATATTGTGGGAGATGGTTGTGAGCTCAGATACCAGTCTGAAAATAAATGCTACAGCTCTACTGAAAGCACTTGTAAGTTTCCTGTACATGAATGATTCAATGATCTTCACTGTTGTTTACCATATTCTATTTTCTTTAAAACACAGGTACCCTATGTTGATGTAAAAATTGCATCAACTCATATTTTGCCAGCACTTATTACTCTTGGCTCTGATCAAAACTTGACAGTAAAATATGCTAGTATAGATGCATTTGGAGCTGTTGCTCAGCACTTCAAAAATGACATGGTAAAGAATGgttcttattttcttttgttaAAACTTTGCATACTTTGTGTATGTCCATTGTCCTTAACTATGCTTTGTCAGGTTGTTGACAAGATACGGATTCAAATGGATGCTTTTCTTGAAGATGGATCACATGAAGCTACTATTTCTGTTATTCGTGCACTTGCAGTGGCCGTGCCTCATTCAACAGATAGGCTACGTGAATATATCCTTCTCTGAATTCCATGTTTACATCTTGACTCAAGTTTTGCATGATCTTTAGCTTTCCTCTGTGTTCAGACATCCTTTTGTCCATTTTCTTTATGTTTTCTTTGACATAACCTACATCTTTTAACCAAGATATTTAAGCTGACGAGCATCACGCCTTCCGGTGATGATATTGAATGGCGTCGTGAAAGAGCAAATGTATACTGTGAAGCGCTGCGGGCTCTGGATGCTACAGGTTGGTCTGACCTAGTGACCTGAATATAGCATTCCTTCCCCTTAGTATACATACCAAAACTGTGTTTCAAGTCTGCCCGAATCATCTTTGGCATTGTTAATTCCAAGGTTTAGATACTGTTTGAGGGCTAGAAACTAGAGTCTGCTCAGTTCCAGTTTTCAGCCTCGATATTACACATAACTCAGAAAAAACTCTTCCGTTGGAAAACTGGGTTGGTTTCTGGCACAAAAAGAAGTCGGTTGGTCTCAAATTTCAATTATCAAATTCTTTTGCATAATGGAAGTTAGGAATATAAGCAAAAAGTTTTCCTTAACCTTGAAAACTgcatgttagaaaattgtaacCCTGCAGTTCCCTAACCTCTGGTTAGTTCCTTATGTGTTCAGTTCAATAATATTTTGGTCAAATATCGCCATCTTTCACAAATTGAATAGCACTGTAAGAAACTATGCttggtttcttttttttctcgaacacgtaGGAGAGCTGTGTTTCTTTGTATTAAAAGAATAAAAGAGTGGTCCAATTACAATGAACAGCACCTCACCTTGGACCAGAGTGGTCCAATTacagaaaatagaaaaacaagGACCTGACCACATTGATAGTGAATCACGCAAGATTGATTCCATTCATCTGAGAGACTCAGGTTACAATATATACGCCTGACCAAGGAGATCTCAACCACCTGATTTATAGAAACAGAATCAGGGAGAGGCGCCAGGTCAGGCCAGGTGCGTGGCGATCCACCAGGCCAATGCCGTGGTGTGCgcaggaagaaaaggaaggaCTAGATCCTATCCAACAATTCTAACACATAACCAGCCAAACCTAAGCCTGAGCTATCGCCCTGCCTGGGTCCAAGGCAGCAAGCCCCTTAGCCCCAGAGAACTTCCATAGCTGAGATTCATCTTTGTAAGCATGAAGTGCTTGCTGCAGATTTGGGGCTGCCCCATCACGCAAGCATTCCTGtgtttccatagagtccaagctCCAAGGATGCACAGAGAGTTGAAATCTTTTCTATGTTGCTTCTATACTTTCTTCCAAGATCTTCTTCACCATTCTGCAAAAGAGCTGATGCTACGGTTCAGCATTAGGTGGGCTAGATTCGGGGGCTGTAGGACAGAGAACCAGAACTGTCATGCGAACACACAAGAAGTAAGAATGTGCTGAACTGTCTCATCACCTTGGTTGCAGAGAGGACATCGTTCCGGGTGAGGGAGGCTTTGCTTGGTTTCATTTGCATGGATTAAAATATGCAGTAGCGTGCTAAAGGT contains:
- the LOC120707029 gene encoding RAB11-binding protein RELCH homolog isoform X1, yielding MEAAGGGAADERWASLCNCVVNFLLEERYHLTALELLQELQEDGRHAHALRLRAFFSDLALFPPDLVARASSAPPGADPQSLLEEKVAAQEKLALAEYDMRLAKEDLSLLKLELRKQNESSSEYSNGLLFGASTREGSISEQDKRDVKISALGPLKDNERKDLNCAVKEYLLLAGYRLAAMTFIEEVPDQDLDVWPNSSACVPDALRRYYYQYLSSTAEAAEEKISILRENETLRKDNERLNAEKDSLMKSMESANNQVAAMRKSLEAAHKDIKEKDKMVQDLRQSLDVQRKELNDCRAEITSLKMYIEGAQSNKQLFVGNSDGLESHSIANSMGESASLNTKDGDSKGSESITNKLASAVNLTDDTQKDRQVIENSAEVFSVSEAPVSFSTDENGGYRTSEEDNSALNISSKNVTSNCDLHGASMIGKSQGNSDGISVYLSTDKLDSPSKQKSSDKMVLETIKIVSDALPKIVPYVLINHREELLPLIICSIEKHPDSDVRDSLTHTLFNLIKRPDGKQRRIIMDACVELAKSVGEMRTETELLPQCWEQINHQYEERRLLVAQSCGELAVYVRPEIRDSLILSIVQQLVEDAAMVVREAATHNLALLLPLFPNLDKYYKVEELMFQLVCDPSGAVVEVTLKELVPALVRWGGKLDQISRVLLAHILASAQRCPPISGVEGTIDSHLRVLGEQERWNIDVLLRMLTELLPFIHQKAIQTCPFASVDPTSSTPENCFSASCLKLYSIGDSEWSTFEWMHTDCLPDLIKLTCLLPVKEDNLRTIITKYLLEVSGRYGKDYLEHIMLPVFLVAAGDIDSGDFTYFPLSIQPKIRGLRPKTSTAEKLAIMCVFPLLLSGILGSPTSRQQLEEYLRKVLIKNTKDGSFSMHHTTEIINAVRFLCCSLFVEHHGVIFNILWEMVVSSDTSLKINATALLKALVPYVDVKIASTHILPALITLGSDQNLTVKYASIDAFGAVAQHFKNDMVVDKIRIQMDAFLEDGSHEATISVIRALAVAVPHSTDRLREYLLTKIFKLTSITPSGDDIEWRRERANVYCEALRALDATDLPSTSVRDLLLPSIQNLLKDPDALDPAHKEAIEIIGRERSGGTLDSLSKAMGAHLGIASSVSSFFGENSLLGKKEGGEQHDPATTSGPDPSPQAQPESTRFGRIMRGGFGDILRGQSKGQ
- the LOC120707029 gene encoding RAB11-binding protein RELCH homolog isoform X2, coding for MEAAGGGAADERWASLCNCVVNFLLEERYHLTALELLQELQEDGRHAHALRLRAFFSDLALFPPDLVARASSAPPGADPQSLLEEKVAAQEKLALAEYDMRLAKEDLSLLKLELRKQNESSSEYSNGLLFGASTREGSISEQDKRDVKISALGPLKDNERKDLNCAVKEYLLLAGYRLAAMTFIEEVPDQDLDVWPNSSACVPDALRRYYYQYLSSTAEAAEEKISILRENETLRKDNERLNAEKDSLMKSMESANNQVAAMRKSLEAAHKDIKEKDKMVQDLRQSLDVQRKELNDCRAEITSLKMYIEGAQSNKQLFVGNSDGLESHSIANSMGESASLNTKDGDSKGSESITNKLASAVNLTDDTQKDRQVIENSAEVFSVSEAPVSFSTDENGGYRTSEEDNSALNISSKNVTSNCDLHGASMIGKSQGNSDGISVYLSTDKLDSPSKQKSSDKMVLETIKIVSDALPKIVPYVLINHREELLPLIICSIEKHPDSDVRDSLTHTLFNLIKRPDGKQRRIIMDACVELAKSVGEMRTETELLPQCWEQINHQYEERRLLVAQSCGELAVYVRPEIRDSLILSIVQQLVEDAAMVVREAATHNLALLLPLFPNLDKYYKVEELMFQLVCDPSGAVVEVTLKELVPALVRWGGKLDQISRVLLAHILASAQRCPPISGVEGTIDSHLRVLGEQERWNIDVLLRMLTELLPFIHQKAIQTCPFASVDPTSSTPENCFSASCLKLYSIGDSEWSTFEWMHTDCLPDLIKLTCLLPVKEDNLRTIITKYLLEVSGRYGKDYLEHIMLPVFLVAAGDIDSGDFTYFPLSIQPKIRGLRPKTSTAEKLAIMCVFPLLLSGILGSPTSRQQLEEYLRKVLIKNTKDGSFSMHHTTEIINAVRFLCLFVEHHGVIFNILWEMVVSSDTSLKINATALLKALVPYVDVKIASTHILPALITLGSDQNLTVKYASIDAFGAVAQHFKNDMVVDKIRIQMDAFLEDGSHEATISVIRALAVAVPHSTDRLREYLLTKIFKLTSITPSGDDIEWRRERANVYCEALRALDATDLPSTSVRDLLLPSIQNLLKDPDALDPAHKEAIEIIGRERSGGTLDSLSKAMGAHLGIASSVSSFFGENSLLGKKEGGEQHDPATTSGPDPSPQAQPESTRFGRIMRGGFGDILRGQSKGQ